CCGCGCGGCTGCTCTGGCTGCGCGGGGTGCGCGATGCCGAGGCCGCCCATCGCTGGCTCGCACCGGAGTTGAGCCATCTCTACCCGCCCGAGCTGCTGCCCGACTTCGAGCCGGCGGTGGCGCGGATCCGCAAGGCCATCGCCGGGCGTGAGACGATTCTCATCTGGGGGCACGACGACCTCGACGGCATCACCTCGGTGGTGATCCTCTACCGGCTGCTCACAGACCTGCAGGCAAAGGTCAGGTACTACATACCTCAGAAAGGCAAGGAAAGGCACGGGCTGAACGGTGAACTGGCGGCCGAGCTTGTCGGCAAGGGCGAGGGCCTCGTTGTTACCGTTGACTGCGGGATAACTAACCGCGAGCAGGTCGCGTTCCTGCGGTCGAAAGGCATCGATGTCGTGGTAACCGACCACCACGAAGTGACGGAGTCCATGCCGGAATCGGTCGCCAACGTCGATCCCAAGCGTCCGGATTCGAAGTACCCGTATCGCGGGCTGGCGAGCGCCGGCGTGGCGCTCAAGGTGGCGATGGGGGTCGCGCGCGAGGCCCTGGGCCTGTCGGTCGCGGAGTTCATCTCGGTTCAGCCCCAGCAGTTCGCCATGGCCGTGCTCGGCACTCTGGCCGACCGGGTCCCGCTTGCCGGAGAGAACCGGACCATAGTTGCCGCCAGCCTGGGCAAGTTCAGGTCCATACCGGTCGCAGCGGTGCGCGCGGTGTTCGAATACCTCAATGCCGACGAGAAGCTGACCGTGCACCGTTTCGTCACTGAGTTGCTGCCGCTGTTTGCCGCGGCCGACGGCAACGAAGGCGTGCAGAAGTTCCTGACCGCGACCGTAGATGAGGCGCGCACCTGGGTCGATGAGCTAGTCCGTCGGCGCGAGGAGTGGCAGCAGCAGGTTGAGCTGACCTACGAACTTGCCGTCGAGCATCAGTCGGTCGGTGACGGAGTCGTCTTCGCCCGGGACCGGGAGCTGAACCTGCGCGCCCTCGGTTCCTGCGCCATGCGTCTGAAGGACAAGTACCAGTTGCCCGCGATCGTGATGGGCTGGCGCGGAGACGCGTGGGTCGGCGAAGGCCGCGGGGTCGAGGGGGTCAACCTGATGGACCTGCTTTCGGCCTGCAGTCGTTTCTTCATCGACTACGGCGGGCACAAGAAGGCGGCCGGGTTCTCGATGAAGGACGAACTGGTCGAGGAGTTTGTCCGTACCGCCGAGGCCTACGCGCACGAGCATTTCGCGGGCAGGACACAGCCTGAGAATGTGACTAGAGCCGATGCCTTCCTGCCGGTGGCCGAGTTCGACCATGAACTGGTGAGGCTCGCGCCGTTCGGTGAAGGCAATCCCCAGCCCGTCTTCGCGACCGGACCGACCGATCTACTGTCGGCCGACGACGGTTGGACGGTATCCGGCAGGCCTGACCTCGTCCTGCAGACGTCCGGCAATGGAGTCCAGATTGATACGCGGTTGAGCTATCGACTGCTCTACACGCTCGACGACTTCGGCCGTCTCACGATACTCGACGCGCAACCGGCGACAGGCTCCTAACTGCTAACTCCCTGTGCCTGATAAGCTCGTTCACGTCGTCCGGAAGAAGAGCCGGGGCCAGCATGCCTGGGTCTTCTCCAACGAAGTCACAAGAACCGAAGGCAATCCTATGCCGGGGGACACGGTCCAGGTCTTTGACCGCAAGCGGCTGCTTGGATCCGGTATCTACAATCCTCATTCACTCATCCGCGTGCGGCTCTATTCGGAGCAGAACGAGGAGCTGGATGCGGCTTTCCTCCGGCACCGTATTGAGGCGGCGCTCCAATACCGGAAGACGATGCTGCCGGGGGAGGACGACTTCCGGCTGGTGTTCAGCGAGAGCGACCGCGTCCCCGGCCTGGTGATAGACAAATACGGCAACCACTTCGTGGTGCAGACCTATGCGCTTGGTCTGGACATGCGACATGATCTGGTCGTCGCCGCGCTACGCGAGGTCTTCGCTGTCGCTTCCATAATCGAGAAGAACGACTTCCGGCTGCGCGACCCGGAGGGTCTGCCGAGGCGTGCCGGCGTGCTCTTTGGCACGCCCGAGCCGCGAATCGTGATCTCCGAGAGCGGGGCCAGGTTTTACGTGGACGTTGCCGGAGGCCAGAAGACCGGGTACTACTTCGACCATCGTCTTACCCGGCGCAAGGTAAGGCAGCTTTCCGCTGGGAGTAGGGTGCTCGACGTCTTCTCGTACACCGGTTCCTTCGCTATCAACGCGGCTCTGGGCGGGGCAGAAAGCGTGCTCGCTGTTGACGCTTCGGCCTCGGCCGCGACCATCGCTACCTCCAACTCGGTCCTGAACGGAGTCGCGGATAGGTGCGAGTTCGCCACCGACAACGCTTTCACGGCCCTGGAGAGGCTAGACGGGCAGGGCAGGAAGTTCGACCTCGTCAACCTTGACCCGCCAGCGTTCATCAAGGCGCTGAAGGACAAGAATGCCGGGATGCGCGGGTATAGGCAGATCAATGCGCTGGCGATGAAGCTGCTGCCTGCAGGCGGCATACTCGTCTCGTCATCATGCTCGCACTACCTGTTCTGGCAGGACCTGCTCGACATGCTTGTAGCGGCCGCCCAGGATGCGGGTCGCGAGTTCAACATTCTCGATCGCACGGCCCAGGGGCCGGACCATCCGGTGCTGCTCTCCATGCCCGAGTCCGAGTACCTACGCGGGTTCATACTGCAGGTATGCTGACGGCCGTCTGACCTCTCCGGCCTGCGTCTGGTAAGTGGCTATCATACAATCCTTTAGGGATTAGTCCGGCACTCCCCGCCGGCGCCCGGCATCATCTCGGGCGGGAGTCTGGCCCGGCTCGGGCGTTGAGACG
Above is a window of candidate division WOR-3 bacterium DNA encoding:
- a CDS encoding class I SAM-dependent rRNA methyltransferase → MPDKLVHVVRKKSRGQHAWVFSNEVTRTEGNPMPGDTVQVFDRKRLLGSGIYNPHSLIRVRLYSEQNEELDAAFLRHRIEAALQYRKTMLPGEDDFRLVFSESDRVPGLVIDKYGNHFVVQTYALGLDMRHDLVVAALREVFAVASIIEKNDFRLRDPEGLPRRAGVLFGTPEPRIVISESGARFYVDVAGGQKTGYYFDHRLTRRKVRQLSAGSRVLDVFSYTGSFAINAALGGAESVLAVDASASAATIATSNSVLNGVADRCEFATDNAFTALERLDGQGRKFDLVNLDPPAFIKALKDKNAGMRGYRQINALAMKLLPAGGILVSSSCSHYLFWQDLLDMLVAAAQDAGREFNILDRTAQGPDHPVLLSMPESEYLRGFILQVC